A window from Candidatus Arthromitus sp. SFB-rat-Yit encodes these proteins:
- a CDS encoding adenine phosphoribosyltransferase, producing MDLKRSIEIIEDFPKKGISFKDITTLIRDGKTLKYTIDLIVDNLKNKNIDLIVAPEARGFIFGMPVAYALGIGFVPVRKKGKLPGKTIEVSYGLEYGKDTLEIHKDAFENNPRVAIIDDLLATGGTIKAVADLVEKAGGKVVELDFVIELEKIGGRDVLKDYNVNSFVKYDV from the coding sequence ATGGATTTAAAAAGAAGTATAGAAATTATTGAAGATTTCCCTAAAAAAGGAATAAGCTTTAAAGATATAACAACTCTTATACGGGATGGGAAAACACTAAAATATACTATAGATTTAATTGTTGATAATTTGAAAAATAAAAATATAGATTTGATAGTTGCACCAGAAGCTAGAGGATTTATATTTGGAATGCCTGTTGCGTATGCTTTAGGAATTGGGTTTGTACCTGTAAGGAAAAAGGGTAAATTGCCTGGTAAGACTATAGAGGTAAGTTATGGCTTAGAGTATGGGAAAGATACATTAGAGATACATAAAGATGCATTTGAAAATAATCCAAGAGTTGCTATAATTGATGATTTATTAGCCACAGGTGGAACAATTAAAGCTGTGGCAGATCTAGTAGAGAAAGCCGGGGGCAAAGTTGTAGAATTAGATTTTGTTATAGAACTAGAAAAAATTGGTGGAAGAGATGTTTTGAAAGATTATAATGTTAATTCATTTGTAAAATATGATGTGTAG
- a CDS encoding RelA/SpoT family protein — protein MYQKLEFIISRLSSENRELIITAFNFAFNAHINQKRIDGEPYIVHPLEVAYILSEMNLDVNTIIGGLLHDVIEDTEFTYSDISATFGEEVAILVEGVSKLDKINYKTKEEAQADNIRKMLMAMTKDIRVILIKLADRLHNMRTLKYLSEYKQQEKSKETLNIFVPLAHRLGISKIKWELEDLSFRYLNPDEYYRIAKLVSEKRDDREKLTNEIIKEFKEVLNQSDVNAVIEGRPKHLYSIYKKLIQKNKTIDEIFDLIAIRVIVDSIKDCYVALGLAHEKYNPISNKFKDYIAMPKSNNYQSLHTTVLTKGGKPFEIQIRTKKMHKVAELGIAAHFKYKEQTDTKDRFDEKFVWIREVVEWLTETKNPTEAMENFKTDLIFQEIFVFTPKGKVIALPIGSTPVDFAFRIHTDVGYRCEGARVNNKIVTLDHILETGNIVEIITSKQIKGPSIDWLGFVKSNHTKSKIRQWFNRITKEDNVYRGKYLFEKECKKRSIRLNDVLISKLLKILSLSSLDELYFNLGIGNITFNLVLSKISELLSENIIDKKNDKKEYNIIYKKYNSCKSSYKDEILIEGQSNLLIKFAKCCTPVCGDEILGFITRGKGITVHRSDCKNIIKCSDKERLIDLDWYNIANRKYDVDICVTFRNVKSSIIEDVSKFVKSFNIYIRSINFRELDSEISRIDIRINIDSREKLDKLISSLKSVKGVYNVFRPNTNIN, from the coding sequence ATGTATCAAAAACTAGAGTTTATAATAAGTAGATTAAGTAGTGAAAATAGAGAGTTAATAATAACAGCATTTAATTTTGCTTTTAATGCGCACATAAATCAAAAAAGAATAGATGGTGAACCTTATATAGTGCATCCTCTTGAAGTTGCGTACATTTTATCAGAGATGAATTTAGATGTAAATACTATAATAGGTGGTCTTTTACATGATGTTATTGAGGATACTGAGTTTACGTATTCGGATATATCAGCAACTTTTGGTGAAGAAGTTGCTATCTTAGTTGAAGGGGTTTCCAAATTAGATAAAATAAATTATAAAACAAAAGAGGAAGCTCAGGCTGACAATATTAGAAAAATGCTGATGGCTATGACAAAAGATATTAGGGTTATTTTAATTAAATTAGCAGATAGACTACATAATATGAGAACCCTAAAATATTTATCTGAGTATAAACAGCAAGAAAAGTCTAAGGAAACATTAAATATATTTGTACCATTAGCTCATAGACTTGGAATAAGTAAGATAAAGTGGGAATTAGAAGATTTATCTTTTAGATATTTGAATCCGGATGAATATTATCGAATAGCTAAATTGGTTTCTGAAAAAAGGGATGATAGGGAAAAATTAACTAATGAAATAATAAAAGAGTTTAAAGAAGTTTTAAATCAATCTGATGTAAATGCTGTTATTGAGGGCAGACCTAAACATTTGTATAGCATATATAAAAAATTAATTCAGAAGAATAAAACTATAGATGAAATTTTTGATTTGATAGCCATAAGAGTTATTGTTGACAGTATAAAAGATTGTTATGTGGCTTTAGGATTAGCACATGAAAAATATAATCCAATTTCTAATAAATTTAAGGATTATATAGCGATGCCTAAGTCGAATAATTATCAATCTCTTCATACTACAGTACTTACAAAAGGCGGAAAACCTTTTGAAATACAAATCAGAACAAAAAAAATGCATAAAGTTGCAGAATTAGGAATAGCAGCTCATTTTAAATATAAAGAGCAAACAGATACAAAAGATCGTTTTGATGAAAAATTTGTATGGATTAGAGAAGTTGTAGAGTGGCTTACTGAAACAAAAAACCCAACAGAAGCTATGGAAAATTTTAAAACTGATTTGATATTTCAAGAAATATTCGTTTTCACTCCTAAAGGTAAAGTTATAGCATTACCTATTGGATCTACACCCGTAGATTTTGCTTTTAGGATTCATACAGATGTAGGGTATAGATGTGAAGGAGCTAGAGTTAATAATAAAATTGTTACTTTAGATCATATATTAGAAACAGGTAATATCGTTGAAATTATTACATCTAAACAGATAAAAGGTCCAAGTATAGATTGGTTAGGATTTGTTAAGAGCAATCATACTAAAAGTAAAATACGTCAATGGTTTAATAGAATAACTAAAGAAGACAATGTTTACAGGGGAAAATATTTATTTGAAAAAGAGTGTAAAAAAAGATCTATACGATTAAATGATGTACTTATTAGTAAATTATTAAAGATTTTATCTTTATCTAGTTTAGACGAATTATATTTTAATTTGGGCATAGGTAATATAACTTTTAATCTTGTATTGTCTAAGATATCTGAATTATTATCAGAAAATATTATAGATAAGAAAAATGATAAAAAAGAATATAATATAATATATAAAAAATATAATTCATGCAAATCTAGCTATAAAGATGAAATATTGATAGAAGGTCAGAGTAATTTATTAATCAAATTTGCTAAATGTTGTACTCCGGTTTGTGGAGATGAAATATTAGGATTTATAACTAGAGGTAAAGGTATAACTGTGCATAGGAGTGACTGTAAAAACATAATTAAATGTTCAGATAAAGAGAGACTCATAGATTTAGATTGGTATAATATTGCTAATAGAAAATATGATGTAGATATATGTGTAACCTTTAGGAATGTGAAGTCATCTATTATTGAAGATGTTTCAAAATTTGTTAAAAGTTTTAATATTTATATTAGAAGTATTAATTTTAGGGAACTTGATTCTGAGATATCCAGAATAGATATTAGGATTAATATTGATTCAAGAGAAAAACTTGATAAACTTATATCATCTTTGAAAAGTGTTAAGGGAGTATATAATGTATTTAGACCAAATACAAATATTAATTAA
- a CDS encoding DHH family phosphoesterase, protein MENYRDFVFEKGYIGDNYNPFKINGIKEVIDIIDDLISKHTNILIYAPGTLDGVLSTSILILALRYLKLNVYHYIYDDTQEFDEKQFNDHVEFMRIDIVFSLNKIIDKDLSIKVINISNKETDILNSSRYILINPYSDDCIYSFKDLTLPALTYKILEGISRFYNLKSMVKFLDLVFISLFNDNVKVYGENYKLLKEGSYFLKNTKNYGLCELVKTCSNNITINELINFIDPEYINKNKITNAKLIVELLTVSNSLKANQICKYLIKEVNYKMEEKSWI, encoded by the coding sequence ATGGAAAATTATCGTGATTTTGTTTTTGAAAAGGGATATATTGGTGATAATTATAATCCTTTTAAAATTAATGGTATAAAAGAAGTAATTGATATAATTGATGATTTGATCAGTAAACATACTAATATATTAATTTATGCTCCAGGAACATTGGATGGCGTATTATCTACATCCATTTTAATATTAGCATTACGATATTTGAAATTAAATGTATATCATTATATTTACGATGATACACAAGAGTTTGATGAGAAACAGTTTAACGATCATGTTGAATTTATGAGGATAGACATAGTGTTTTCATTAAATAAAATTATAGATAAAGATTTATCTATAAAAGTTATAAATATTTCAAATAAAGAAACAGATATATTAAATTCTTCAAGATATATATTGATAAATCCATATTCAGATGATTGTATATATTCATTTAAAGATTTAACGTTACCAGCATTAACTTATAAAATTTTAGAAGGTATTAGTAGATTTTATAATTTAAAGAGTATGGTCAAGTTTTTAGATTTAGTTTTTATAAGTTTATTTAATGATAATGTTAAAGTGTATGGTGAGAATTATAAGCTTTTAAAAGAAGGATCTTATTTTTTGAAAAATACTAAGAATTATGGATTATGTGAGCTTGTTAAAACTTGCTCTAATAATATAACTATTAATGAATTAATTAATTTTATTGATCCGGAATATATAAATAAAAATAAGATTACAAATGCAAAATTAATAGTTGAATTACTTACAGTATCAAATTCTTTGAAGGCTAATCAAATATGTAAATATTTGATTAAAGAGGTGAATTATAAAATGGAGGAAAAATCATGGATTTAA